A genomic window from Scophthalmus maximus strain ysfricsl-2021 chromosome 17, ASM2237912v1, whole genome shotgun sequence includes:
- the grb2b gene encoding growth factor receptor-bound protein 2b isoform X1 gives MEAIAKYDFKATADDELSFKRGEVLKVLNEECDQNWYKAELSGKDGFIPKNYIEMKAHPWFFGKIPRAKAEEMLNKQRHDGAFLIRESESAPGDFSLSVKFGNDVQHFKVLRDGAGKYFLWVVKFNSLNELVDYHRTTSVSRNQQIFLRDIEQVPQMAQHPTYVQALFDFDPQEEGELGFRRGDFIQVLDNSDPNWWKGGCHGQTGMFPRNYVTPLNRNM, from the exons ATGGAGGCCATCGCCAAGTACGATTTCAAAGCAACCGCCGACGACGAGCTTAGTTTCAAGCGTGGAGAAGTCCTAAAA GTATTAAATGAAGAGTGTGATCAGAACTGGTACAAGGCGGAGCTAAGTGGAAAAGACGGCTTCATCCCCAAGAATTACATCGAGATGAAAGCCCATCC GTGGTTCTTCGGGAAGATTCCCCGGGCCAAAGCAGAGGAGATGCTCAACAAACAGAGGCACGACGGGGCCTTCCTCATCAGGGAGAGCGAGAGCGCACCGGGGgacttctccctctctgtgaa GTTTGGAAATGACGTCCAACACTTCAAGGTCCTCCGCGATGGGGCTGGAAAGTATTTCCTATGGGTGGTGAAGTTTAACTCGCTCAACGAGCTGGTGGACTACCACCGCACCACCTCGGTCTCCCGCAATCAGCAGATCTTTCTGCGAGACATAGAGCAAGTCCCCCAG atgGCCCAGCATCCCACGTACGTGCAGGCGCTCTTCGACTTCGACccgcaggaggaaggagagttgGGCTTCCGACGTGGCGACTTCATCCAGGTGCTGGACAACTCTGACCCCAACTGGTGGAAAGGAGGCTGCCACGGCCAGACGGGCATGTTCCCCCGCAACTATGTCACGCCTCTCAATCGGAACATGTAA
- the grb2b gene encoding growth factor receptor-bound protein 2b isoform X2: MEAIAKYDFKATADDELSFKRGEVLKVLNEECDQNWYKAELSGKDGFIPKNYIEMKAHPWFFGKIPRAKAEEMLNKQRHDGAFLIRESESAPGDFSLSVKFGNDVQHFKVLRDGAGKYFLWVVKFNSLNELVDYHRTTSVSRNQQIFLRDIEQVPQAQHPTYVQALFDFDPQEEGELGFRRGDFIQVLDNSDPNWWKGGCHGQTGMFPRNYVTPLNRNM, encoded by the exons ATGGAGGCCATCGCCAAGTACGATTTCAAAGCAACCGCCGACGACGAGCTTAGTTTCAAGCGTGGAGAAGTCCTAAAA GTATTAAATGAAGAGTGTGATCAGAACTGGTACAAGGCGGAGCTAAGTGGAAAAGACGGCTTCATCCCCAAGAATTACATCGAGATGAAAGCCCATCC GTGGTTCTTCGGGAAGATTCCCCGGGCCAAAGCAGAGGAGATGCTCAACAAACAGAGGCACGACGGGGCCTTCCTCATCAGGGAGAGCGAGAGCGCACCGGGGgacttctccctctctgtgaa GTTTGGAAATGACGTCCAACACTTCAAGGTCCTCCGCGATGGGGCTGGAAAGTATTTCCTATGGGTGGTGAAGTTTAACTCGCTCAACGAGCTGGTGGACTACCACCGCACCACCTCGGTCTCCCGCAATCAGCAGATCTTTCTGCGAGACATAGAGCAAGTCCCCCAG GCCCAGCATCCCACGTACGTGCAGGCGCTCTTCGACTTCGACccgcaggaggaaggagagttgGGCTTCCGACGTGGCGACTTCATCCAGGTGCTGGACAACTCTGACCCCAACTGGTGGAAAGGAGGCTGCCACGGCCAGACGGGCATGTTCCCCCGCAACTATGTCACGCCTCTCAATCGGAACATGTAA
- the grb2b gene encoding growth factor receptor-bound protein 2b isoform X3 produces the protein MFCYNRVLNEECDQNWYKAELSGKDGFIPKNYIEMKAHPWFFGKIPRAKAEEMLNKQRHDGAFLIRESESAPGDFSLSVKFGNDVQHFKVLRDGAGKYFLWVVKFNSLNELVDYHRTTSVSRNQQIFLRDIEQVPQMAQHPTYVQALFDFDPQEEGELGFRRGDFIQVLDNSDPNWWKGGCHGQTGMFPRNYVTPLNRNM, from the exons ATGTTCTGTTATAATCGG GTATTAAATGAAGAGTGTGATCAGAACTGGTACAAGGCGGAGCTAAGTGGAAAAGACGGCTTCATCCCCAAGAATTACATCGAGATGAAAGCCCATCC GTGGTTCTTCGGGAAGATTCCCCGGGCCAAAGCAGAGGAGATGCTCAACAAACAGAGGCACGACGGGGCCTTCCTCATCAGGGAGAGCGAGAGCGCACCGGGGgacttctccctctctgtgaa GTTTGGAAATGACGTCCAACACTTCAAGGTCCTCCGCGATGGGGCTGGAAAGTATTTCCTATGGGTGGTGAAGTTTAACTCGCTCAACGAGCTGGTGGACTACCACCGCACCACCTCGGTCTCCCGCAATCAGCAGATCTTTCTGCGAGACATAGAGCAAGTCCCCCAG atgGCCCAGCATCCCACGTACGTGCAGGCGCTCTTCGACTTCGACccgcaggaggaaggagagttgGGCTTCCGACGTGGCGACTTCATCCAGGTGCTGGACAACTCTGACCCCAACTGGTGGAAAGGAGGCTGCCACGGCCAGACGGGCATGTTCCCCCGCAACTATGTCACGCCTCTCAATCGGAACATGTAA